AAATAGAAAACCTTATTATCTGCAAACAACCTTCTCCTGTAGAAAATCTCGAATCTTTATAAATCTTTCGATCTAATAAATTTTTGGCAGGGTATGGAGGACCGAGTAAGAATGGTTTACCCTTGGACTCTACTTGATAGGTAACAGATAATTTGGGATCATCTTGTTTTTTTAATACTATGTAAGGATGTAAATTTTTGAACCAAGTCTCTACTAAGTATTCTTTTTCACATGAATCAGCTATGATATAAACTTCATGAAAATCTAAATCCTTCGGTTTATATTTAAAATTCTTAGGGTTAATCAAAATTTTTATTCTATTTTCAAAGGCGATTTTTTTTAGAACTAACTCAGTGTCTGCTTTATTAACATGTAACGGATTTATAAAGTTAAAGAAAATTGAATTTTGATTTAAATTTTTAAATATTTTTTCGACTTCTCTAGGAGTAAAAAAATAGTCTTTCGTTTTACCAGTATAACAGATATTCTCTTCTGAAAACTTTTTGGAAAATTTACCACCAAACGGAATAAAAATTGTAATAGATAAAACCAATAATAATCCATATACAGGAATTTTATATTTTTCGGAGAAACTAGATACAAATAAAATTACTCCAACAGCAATTGCTGGCAATAGATGATAAATATGCCTTGCTTGATGATTAGGAGTAAAAAAAGTTAAAACAAAAATGGTGACTAAAGAAATAACTGAAAACAAAAAGTAAGATTCTAGTTTTTTATATTTAAAATAAGTATAATATCCAAAACCTACTGATATAAATAAACCGACTATTAAAAAGTATCCAATCCATTCCGGTAGAAAAGAATGATTCGTTATAGCCTTTATAAAAACTAAAAAATAATCTAGATTTTTTTCTAGAGTTACTCCCACCATATGACCTTCTGTCTGAATATGAACTAACGAGCTACTTGAACTAGAAAATCGATCAGGGTGAGTTAAAACAAAAATAACTATTGGTAAATATACCCATTTCAAAAGTGTTACCAATCTTTCAAATTTTAAATTCATCAACTCTTCTGTTTGTTTGAATAGATAAATATAAAAATCGATAGATGCTAATATGACAATTGTGTATTTTAAGAATGTTTTGGCCTTTCCTTTTAAAATAGATGCTGGAAATAGAAGATAAATTAAAATTAAGAGCATAATAGCCATTATCCGATATTGTTTTTTAAACTCATTTGTAATGTAGGCAATATAACGAGTTCCGAACAATATGACTTCTTCAAAATAAAGACTAGTATGCACCAAAAATAGTGCCAAAATAAACAAATAACCATAGGGAAACTTTGTATTGAGTAAAGCAAATACACTTAAAGATAGTTTAAGAAGTAAAAATTTATCTTTATAAGAATCTTGTTTTTGGTAAAAATAATATAAATAATAAATGCTTGCTAAAAAAAATAAAGCTCCCTGTATCTCCAACATCGCGGAAAATGTATAAACTAAAATAGGTGGAGATAGAAATAACATCATCCAAATAGGAAAAAATAAAAATCCTGAAATCCAACTTCCGTTAGAAATATAATACAATACATGAAAAACTAATCCTAATAAAATTACAAATGTTACAACAGTAATCATAACATCTGCATAAGTCGACACTCCCGTGAAAAGAAATACAAAGATTTGAATTATATTGCGAAATACAGGCCATGTAGGAGTATCTAAAAGTTGAAAAAAGAAAGAAAATAATTCGAAATTTCTAAAATGATCTATCATTTGCAATGTTTTGATAAGTCGTAAGTCTGCATCCCAACTCAAAAACTCTTGGTTAGGACAATTCATCTGAAACTCTTGCAATAAACAATGTATGCTATATAGAATTAGCGGGATTTGCAAAAATACTAAGGAAACTAAAATTTTTCTAGCCATAATGCAATCTCCCTTTTAGAGGTTTTCTTGAAAATCCAATTAAAATTTCATTTATAACTATTTTTAATTGAAAAAGTTTTTTCCCTTATTTAGAATGTATAGTAAGCATGTCCGACACCCAAAAATTAGAATCTACTTCCCTAGGGATGTATGTAACTCCAGAGGTCACCGCAAGACGACTAAGTAAAATTATACGTATATTCTTAGATTCAAAGAAGGACAGCCATGTGGAATCAATTCTCCAAGAATTAGTTGATCCAATGACACTTTCAAGAATTGTAAAGGATTCGAACTTTTGGATTTCTTCTGCGTTAGAAAATAAAGTTCTAAACAAAGTGAATGAATATTTTTCTCTTTCAGATATTCTTTTTAATTCTGGAAAAGATTTTTTTCTATCTGATAGTTTTGAGATACTTCCCTCCGATGATGTTCAAATTAGTTTTCAAGAATTAATTTCACGGTTTCCAATTTTACTAGATCAATACGTTCGTTATATCAAAATTAAAAATATTCAATATTCAAAAACGAACTTTAAAATTGAATTTGAATTTGATAAAAAATTTAAGGAAACTTGGTATGATTTAATTTTTCTGAGAGGAATGTTAGAAGGTGCTGCGATTTTATTTCAAGTTGTAGGTTGTAAAACTATATTAGTCGAAACTAGTTTGGCAGAAGTTGACTTTAAATATTTTGAGGATACAAAACAAACCAAATTTAATTCCAAAAAATCCATCATTGCTGTTTCTTGGGATGAATGTAAAATTAAAGTAGGAAAAACAAATATAAATAAAATTTCTCCAGCGTTTGAATCTAAAACTTTTATTATCTCTTCCACAGAAGATTCAGATAATGATCAGGATCAGTATTCTTACATTGACTTGAATGATATATTCAGTAAATCAAAAGAACTCTATATAGAAAATCGAGATTTAGAAGCTGCTGTAGAAGTTTTAAAAAGTCTTCGAAATGAACTAATGTTAAAACAAAAGTCTATAACAAAAGACTTAAAAATCGCTCGTAACATACAACGCGGTATTATCCCCCAAAGAATTCCAGATTGGAGAGGACTTCAATTTGCCGTTAGCTTCATGCCAATGCAAGAAGTGAGTGGGGATTATTACGATTATTTTAACTTTGGTTCGAATCGTTTAGGAGTTTTAGTAAGTGACGTTTCTGGCCATGGAGTTCCTGCCGCATTTATTACAGCTATCTCTAAATTACTTTTTACAAATTATAGATTAGATAGTCCTTCCGAAATTTTGGGAAATGCTAATAGCGAATTATTAGATTTAGTAAAACAACAAGGCTACCTTACTTGTTTCTATGGTATTTTTGACTCCAATTATGAAATGACTTATTCTATTGCCGGTCACCCTAGACCTATTCTAATGAAAAGTAAAACAAAAGAAATTTTAATACTCGATGGAGAGGGAACATTTTTAGGAATGTTCGATGACGCAAGAGACCATTTTAGAGATTATAGAATTAAAATGGATCCGGGTGATAAATTGTTTGTATTTACAGATGGACTTATTGAAGGTCAAAACGATGTCGGAGAACAATTCCAACAAGAAAAACTCATTCAATGTATTCTAGAAACAGATGAAATGGACATTAAAACTTCTATAGATTATATTATGAAAAGTTTCAATCATTATTGTCGTGGTACAGACCAAGGTGATGATATTACCCTTCTTGGAATCGGTCTTAGCCTTAATATGGAGGCATTTGATCGGCATAAATTAGAAGCTGAGAAAAATTTTAATAACGAAGAATATGAATTAGCCGCAGCTAATTTAATGAAGGCTAATACGATTTTACCGAATGACTTGAGCATTCTTTTACTATTAGGAAAATGTTATGCCAAAGTTCGTAATTATAATCTCGCAATCAAATATCTCGAAGAATACAATAGCCTAAAAACTTATAATGCAGATTCTCATTTAATTCTAGGTTATTGCTTTTATAAATTGGAAAATTTTGGTCGTGCAGAATTGGAACTTCAAAAATCTATCTCTCTCAGAAGTGGAAATTTGCCTGCCCTTTTTAATCTCGCCAAAACATTTATAAAAGAAAACTATCCAGATAAAGCACTTGATGTTCTGAACAAAATCGAAGCAATAGATCCTGATTATATTCCAGCAATTCGTCTTCGAAAATTTTTAAATAAAATTCGTTCCTAGTTTGGAATAATGGAATCACTTCGTTCAAATTAATTTTTGGCTTTTCCCTTTATCGTATTTGTATTTCAATAACTGACCTTACGCAAAAAAGAAATATTAGGAAAATTAAAGTTAAATTCAGAATATTAGAAAAAGCTAATGAATTAATAAATCTTGTGCTGAGTCAGTCGAATGCATCAATAGCCTGCGGCGGCAAGCCCACCATTATGTTTCGACCTATTGTTGTGAAAGCAACACTGGGCTTGAGCGATAGCGAAAGAGATGGAGGGATAAACATTGAGTTCGGGTGCCAACCTTCGTTGGACGCTCGGCTCATCCGAACTCAATCATTTCTTTTGTGAAGAAATGATGATAGCGATAGCGTAAGGTGAGTCAATAAGCAATTTTGCTGATAAAACTGATTTAGGAAAGAGGAGGTCGGTAGTCCAAGTTTTTCAAAGAATAGAACAACTGCACACCGACCGGTTATGCAGCGTTAGCCTTATATTGAATGTAAAAATTCTTTAATATCATTTAAAACTACTTCTCTATCTTTTGGTAATTCATTCATTAATTCATGAAAAAGTCCTGGGTAGGTTTTGATGAATTTTTTTGCTGTGGTTAAATGACGGAATAGGTCTCGACTTCCGTCTACGTCAGTAATACCGTCATTCTCTCCATGAATAATTAATACAGGAACTCGAAGATGGTTTGCTTTTTCATACAATGCTTTGGAGAGATTAAATAAATTTGATCCCATTTGAAAAGAAATTTTTCCGTGCACAAGTTTGTCGGCTTTGTATGCATCAATCACAGATTGATCGTGCGATAGATATTTTAGATCCAAGTTTGCGTCTATCGTTGTATCAGGAATTAAATTTGCTAAAAATTCTCCCAAAAATTTCTTTACTTCTTTTTCGAGATCCATTTTTACTTTAATTCCAGGAGAACTAAGAATCAAACCGTCTAAATTATCTTGATTAAAACCCTCTAGCGCATACTGAAGAGAAATCACTCCACCAAGTGAGTGTCCAAGTAAAGTAACTTTATTCACTTTTTGTTCTTCGCGTGCAATATAGATTAGCTCCATCAGGTCATTGATATAGTATTGAAATTGATCCACATGTCCGCGTTTTCCATCTGATCTTCCGTGACCACGTGAATCAAGGGCATAGATCGAAAAATCATCATCTTTCAGTTTTTCAAGTAAATTTCCGTATCGATCGCTATGTTCTCCAAATCCGTGTTGGATTATTAATACTCTTTTGGATTTTGGTTTAGTCCAAGATTGGTAAAATATATTTGCTTTGTCAGTAGCAGATTGAAAATTGCTTTGTTTGTTTGTGAATGCCATATTTCCTCTAATTCATTGTCTGGGAAGACTGAGATATAAGTAAGTCTTACAAGCTAAAACAGTTGTAGAAATGAACGCAGTTGCCGTCAAGTTTTATCCTTTTTTTGCTTGCAGTCCTAAACACAGAATGTAAACCGCTTTGTAAGGAAATTATATTTTATTTATTAATTAGATCTCACGGATTTTTATGGTAAAATTTCTAACAATAACATTCATAACACTTACTTTATTCTCCTATAATTCATGTAGCTCTTTCTTTCAGAGATCTTGGCAAACAATGAATAAAGACATATTCAAAACTATTAAAGTGAACTTAGGCAAATTCGATATACCTCTAGAAATTAAATCTTCCGGAAAAATATACCAAGAAATGCCAGACCCGCAAGAATTTGATTCGATTTATTTTTTTAAACCTTCAGAGATGAGAGAAAAAATAAAATTGAGTTTCGGAAACGGAGAATTCATTTTCAAAGATCTTCCTTACAGAGGAGAATTGGAAA
This sequence is a window from Leptospiraceae bacterium. Protein-coding genes within it:
- a CDS encoding alpha/beta hydrolase, with the protein product MAFTNKQSNFQSATDKANIFYQSWTKPKSKRVLIIQHGFGEHSDRYGNLLEKLKDDDFSIYALDSRGHGRSDGKRGHVDQFQYYINDLMELIYIAREEQKVNKVTLLGHSLGGVISLQYALEGFNQDNLDGLILSSPGIKVKMDLEKEVKKFLGEFLANLIPDTTIDANLDLKYLSHDQSVIDAYKADKLVHGKISFQMGSNLFNLSKALYEKANHLRVPVLIIHGENDGITDVDGSRDLFRHLTTAKKFIKTYPGLFHELMNELPKDREVVLNDIKEFLHSI
- a CDS encoding SpoIIE family protein phosphatase, coding for MSDTQKLESTSLGMYVTPEVTARRLSKIIRIFLDSKKDSHVESILQELVDPMTLSRIVKDSNFWISSALENKVLNKVNEYFSLSDILFNSGKDFFLSDSFEILPSDDVQISFQELISRFPILLDQYVRYIKIKNIQYSKTNFKIEFEFDKKFKETWYDLIFLRGMLEGAAILFQVVGCKTILVETSLAEVDFKYFEDTKQTKFNSKKSIIAVSWDECKIKVGKTNINKISPAFESKTFIISSTEDSDNDQDQYSYIDLNDIFSKSKELYIENRDLEAAVEVLKSLRNELMLKQKSITKDLKIARNIQRGIIPQRIPDWRGLQFAVSFMPMQEVSGDYYDYFNFGSNRLGVLVSDVSGHGVPAAFITAISKLLFTNYRLDSPSEILGNANSELLDLVKQQGYLTCFYGIFDSNYEMTYSIAGHPRPILMKSKTKEILILDGEGTFLGMFDDARDHFRDYRIKMDPGDKLFVFTDGLIEGQNDVGEQFQQEKLIQCILETDEMDIKTSIDYIMKSFNHYCRGTDQGDDITLLGIGLSLNMEAFDRHKLEAEKNFNNEEYELAAANLMKANTILPNDLSILLLLGKCYAKVRNYNLAIKYLEEYNSLKTYNADSHLILGYCFYKLENFGRAELELQKSISLRSGNLPALFNLAKTFIKENYPDKALDVLNKIEAIDPDYIPAIRLRKFLNKIRS